From Calothrix sp. PCC 6303, a single genomic window includes:
- a CDS encoding AAA family ATPase: MIYGIFGNNIPVNNYECMKMSMTDLSIQIPDYKIKEQIYGSLKTTVYRGMREYDQLPVVLKLMNLEYPNFSEVIQFRHQYTIAKNLNIPGIVKPYTLEVYDKGYIIVMEDFGGISLNQWQKPISLNDFFNFAIQITEILQQLHHHRIIHKDIKPANIIVNPQTQEFKLIDFSIASLLPRETQQLQNPNILEGTLSYISPEQTGRMNRGIDYRTDFYSLGITFYELLTGNLPFMSNDPMELIHAHIAKLAVNPHIINPGIPQALANIIQKLIAKNAENRYQSASGLKYDLETCLFQYQNTGKITSFELGLYDVCDRFLIPEKLYGREKEIDTILTAFERVSSGETEMLLVAGFSGIGKTAVVNEVHKPIVKQKGYFIKGKYDQFQRNIPFFAFVQAFRSLIKQLLGESDIQLKRWKTEILQAVGENGQILIDVIPELEKIIGKQPTSMQLSGNAAQNQFNLLFQKFVRIFSTIEHPLVIFLDDLQWADSASLKLLKILVEDIDYLLVIGAYRDHEVSPTHPFIATIDDIYKTEKIVTTITIQGLNTEHINQLIVDTIKCEPAAAGLLSNLVYQKTKGNPFFATQFLKSLYEDGNIYLELGTWQCNLAEVKKLALTDDVVEFMALQLQKLPTPTQNVLKLAACIGAQFDLDTLALVSQKSPEDTATDLWKALQEGLVIPTNDIYKFFSSLENLAMIPSQEIDFNPTYKFLHDRIQQAAYYLIPEAEKLITHLNIGQLLLSKIDLIEDKLFDIVNHLNLAVSLIVETDRKLELTRLNLSAARKAKASTAYASAANYLNCGIKTLPKNSWESQYELTLELYQNAAEIFYLCGNFQESDKFIQVVIQKTSSIIEQVKSYEIQIQSYLAQNRLEEALNISLSVLKLLDFKIPNNPNKVQTLFCLGKTKLRLMGKSPQVLANLPDMDDPKQLAIMRILTSSLSAAYISRPELLPLIVLNMVNISITYGNSYLSSFGYAWYGLILCGVLQDIKNGYQFGRLSLKLQEKFNHPATKTKNIFMVYTFIEHWCQPVQKNIDLLLESYQHGIEWGDLEYSSWTAGTIVFNQFFGGKELSDLEQQAKFYNASVGHFKQNNALTYIKIFYQAILNLQQDSPEPYRLKGVIYDQDLQVPIQIESKDESGLFFLYSTQVFLCYLFGEYRNAIDSEKLGKKYLPSGAGLFPTIQFYFYPSLAELALYETCSKEEQKQFFTEVKTRQKQLKKWADHSPNNCLHKWYLVEAERYRILGKKEQAIACYDQATNLAKQHQFNHEEALAQELTAKFYLAWGKEKVAQSYMLDAYSAYSLWGSQAKIRDLEKHYPQLLAPVLQQQSLMLREIIPNQIYHTNSKTISAKLGQKLDLATVVKAYQSLSSEIEQEKLLSTLLLVMIENAGADKCVLVLPKDQEWVIEAISQLEKPTILMQSISLNIGENLPISLVNTVKNTLKAIVIEDATRDQSLAVDPYIISQKSQSILCMPILNQGKLIGILYLENSLTAGVFTSDRLELMNLLCAQAAIVLENAKLYQALQQVEIELRKQTQQLEKALQTQQRITATLESQREASFDGILIVDENRKIVFHNQLFREIFQVPDKIMHTFDDHQLLQYVMAQAENPVAFVTKIEYLYQNPDLTSHDEIALKEGRTLERRSMGVRTTYVGEASPEGKNYGRIWYFRDISEAKRDEVIRKETEVLLKKQADELLQAFRELQQAQVQLIQSEKMSALGNLVAGIAHEINNPVGFLSGNIQPALEYIQDIFSLVDLYQQKYSDSDPEIQDKIEEIDLDFVRTDLPNIINSMYEGIRRIQGISTSLRTFSRADCEHPVAYDIHDGIESTILILKHRLKANEYRPEIQVICEYGELPQIKCFAGQLNQVFMNILANAIDALEESNGERSFADITHEPNYIHITTAISEDFEQVMINIKDNGKGMTQEVKEHIFEHLYTTKGVGKGTGLGLAIAYQIITEKHGGTIDVKTSLGVGTEFTIVIPIQASVKEDF, from the coding sequence ATGATATACGGCATTTTTGGGAATAATATCCCTGTGAATAATTATGAATGCATGAAAATGAGTATGACTGACTTGTCAATTCAGATTCCCGATTACAAAATCAAAGAGCAGATTTATGGTAGCTTGAAAACTACTGTTTACCGAGGTATGCGTGAATATGATCAATTACCCGTAGTTCTGAAATTGATGAATCTGGAATATCCTAACTTCAGCGAGGTGATTCAGTTTCGTCATCAGTATACTATTGCCAAAAATCTGAATATTCCAGGCATTGTTAAGCCCTATACTTTAGAAGTATATGACAAAGGCTATATCATTGTCATGGAAGACTTTGGAGGTATTTCTCTAAATCAGTGGCAAAAACCAATATCTCTGAATGATTTTTTCAATTTTGCAATTCAAATTACAGAAATTCTTCAACAACTGCATCATCACAGAATTATTCATAAGGATATCAAACCTGCCAATATTATTGTTAATCCACAAACTCAAGAATTCAAATTAATTGACTTTAGTATTGCTTCACTACTACCAAGGGAAACTCAGCAACTACAAAATCCCAATATCCTTGAAGGTACACTGAGTTATATATCTCCTGAACAAACCGGAAGAATGAACCGGGGTATTGATTATCGGACTGATTTTTATAGTCTGGGTATTACATTTTATGAATTACTCACAGGCAATTTACCCTTTATGAGTAATGATCCAATGGAGTTGATTCATGCTCATATTGCAAAACTAGCTGTTAATCCTCATATTATCAATCCTGGTATTCCCCAAGCATTAGCGAATATTATTCAGAAGTTAATTGCCAAAAATGCTGAAAATCGCTACCAGAGCGCATCAGGGCTGAAATACGACTTAGAAACTTGCTTATTTCAGTATCAAAATACGGGTAAGATTACAAGCTTTGAATTAGGGTTGTATGACGTATGCGATCGCTTCTTAATTCCAGAGAAGCTATATGGACGAGAAAAGGAAATCGATACGATTTTAACAGCTTTTGAAAGAGTTAGTAGCGGCGAAACAGAGATGCTATTGGTAGCAGGGTTTTCCGGAATTGGTAAAACTGCTGTTGTGAATGAAGTTCATAAACCTATTGTCAAGCAAAAAGGATATTTCATTAAAGGTAAATATGACCAATTTCAGAGAAATATCCCTTTCTTTGCATTTGTTCAAGCTTTCCGTAGTTTGATTAAACAGTTATTAGGTGAAAGTGATATTCAACTAAAACGCTGGAAAACGGAGATTCTTCAAGCTGTAGGAGAAAATGGACAAATATTAATTGATGTAATTCCTGAATTAGAAAAAATTATTGGTAAACAACCCACATCTATGCAGTTGTCGGGTAACGCTGCTCAAAATCAGTTCAATTTACTATTTCAAAAATTTGTTCGGATTTTTAGTACTATTGAACACCCTTTAGTTATATTTTTAGATGATTTACAATGGGCAGATTCAGCATCTTTAAAATTACTAAAAATACTTGTGGAAGATATAGATTATTTATTAGTAATTGGTGCATACCGCGACCATGAAGTTTCTCCAACACATCCATTTATTGCCACAATTGATGATATTTATAAAACTGAAAAAATAGTGACGACAATTACTATCCAAGGTTTAAATACAGAGCATATAAATCAGTTAATTGTTGACACGATAAAATGCGAACCTGCTGCCGCTGGCTTATTGAGTAACCTAGTTTATCAAAAAACAAAGGGTAATCCATTTTTTGCCACACAGTTTCTCAAGTCTTTGTATGAAGATGGAAATATTTACTTAGAATTAGGAACCTGGCAATGTAACCTTGCTGAGGTAAAAAAATTAGCATTAACAGATGATGTAGTTGAATTCATGGCACTTCAACTACAGAAGTTACCAACGCCAACACAAAATGTCCTCAAATTAGCTGCCTGTATTGGCGCTCAATTCGATTTAGATACTTTAGCCCTTGTTAGTCAAAAATCTCCAGAAGATACTGCCACTGATTTATGGAAGGCTCTACAGGAAGGTTTGGTAATTCCCACTAATGATATTTATAAATTTTTTAGTAGTCTAGAAAACTTGGCTATGATTCCAAGTCAAGAAATTGATTTTAATCCAACTTATAAATTTTTACATGATCGAATTCAACAAGCTGCTTATTATTTAATCCCTGAAGCGGAAAAACTGATAACACATCTAAATATTGGTCAATTACTTTTGAGTAAAATTGATTTGATTGAGGATAAATTGTTTGATATAGTTAATCATCTTAATTTAGCAGTATCCTTAATTGTCGAAACAGATCGAAAGCTAGAATTGACTCGGCTTAACTTATCTGCGGCTAGGAAAGCAAAAGCATCTACAGCATATGCCAGTGCAGCGAATTATTTAAATTGCGGAATCAAAACTCTGCCAAAAAATTCCTGGGAAAGTCAATATGAATTAACCTTGGAACTATACCAAAATGCAGCAGAAATATTTTATTTATGTGGTAATTTTCAGGAATCAGATAAATTTATTCAAGTAGTTATTCAAAAAACTAGTTCAATTATAGAGCAAGTTAAGTCCTATGAGATTCAAATTCAATCTTATCTAGCTCAAAATAGACTTGAAGAAGCACTTAATATATCACTTTCGGTACTCAAATTATTAGATTTTAAGATTCCTAATAATCCCAATAAGGTTCAAACATTATTCTGTTTAGGTAAAACTAAATTGAGATTGATGGGTAAATCTCCACAGGTTCTTGCCAACTTACCAGATATGGATGATCCTAAACAACTGGCAATTATGAGAATTCTTACCAGTTCCCTATCAGCAGCATATATTAGTCGTCCGGAATTATTACCGCTGATTGTATTGAATATGGTTAATATTTCAATTACATATGGCAATTCATATCTATCATCTTTTGGGTATGCTTGGTATGGATTAATCCTTTGTGGTGTTTTGCAAGATATTAAAAATGGTTATCAATTTGGTAGGTTATCTTTAAAACTTCAGGAAAAATTTAATCATCCGGCAACCAAAACCAAGAATATATTTATGGTTTACACCTTTATTGAACATTGGTGTCAACCAGTTCAAAAAAATATTGATTTATTATTAGAATCATATCAACATGGAATTGAGTGGGGAGATTTAGAATACTCATCTTGGACAGCAGGAACAATCGTATTTAATCAGTTTTTTGGTGGCAAAGAATTATCTGATTTGGAACAACAGGCTAAATTTTATAATGCCAGTGTAGGACATTTTAAACAAAACAATGCACTCACTTATATTAAAATTTTCTATCAAGCTATCTTGAATTTGCAACAAGACTCTCCAGAACCATATCGACTAAAAGGAGTTATTTATGACCAAGATTTGCAAGTTCCTATTCAAATAGAATCAAAGGATGAATCTGGTTTGTTCTTCCTTTACTCTACTCAGGTATTTTTATGCTACTTATTTGGTGAATATAGGAATGCAATTGATAGTGAGAAATTAGGTAAGAAATATTTACCATCTGGTGCGGGGTTATTCCCAACAATTCAATTTTATTTTTATCCTTCATTGGCAGAATTAGCTTTATATGAAACCTGTTCAAAAGAAGAACAAAAACAATTTTTTACAGAAGTTAAAACTAGACAAAAGCAACTGAAAAAGTGGGCAGATCATTCTCCAAATAATTGTTTGCATAAGTGGTATTTGGTAGAAGCAGAGAGGTATAGAATTCTGGGTAAAAAAGAACAAGCGATCGCATGTTACGATCAAGCCACTAATTTAGCCAAACAACACCAGTTTAACCACGAAGAAGCCCTTGCCCAGGAACTTACTGCCAAATTTTATTTAGCATGGGGTAAGGAAAAAGTTGCTCAATCCTACATGCTAGATGCTTATTCTGCTTACAGTCTTTGGGGTTCCCAAGCTAAGATTAGAGACTTAGAAAAGCATTATCCTCAACTTTTGGCTCCGGTTTTACAACAACAATCTTTGATGTTGAGGGAAATTATTCCCAATCAAATCTACCATACCAACAGTAAAACTATATCTGCAAAATTAGGTCAAAAATTAGATTTGGCAACCGTAGTTAAAGCCTATCAAAGTCTCTCCAGTGAAATTGAACAAGAGAAATTACTCTCTACTTTGCTACTGGTGATGATTGAAAATGCAGGTGCTGATAAATGTGTACTGGTATTACCAAAAGATCAAGAGTGGGTAATTGAGGCAATTTCGCAGCTTGAAAAACCCACCATTTTAATGCAGTCAATTTCTTTAAACATAGGTGAAAATTTACCAATCTCGTTGGTTAATACCGTCAAAAATACCCTAAAAGCAATAGTAATTGAAGACGCTACAAGGGATCAATCATTAGCTGTCGATCCTTATATTATCAGTCAAAAATCTCAAAGCATCTTGTGTATGCCAATTTTAAATCAAGGTAAATTAATTGGCATTTTATATCTAGAGAATAGTCTCACGGCTGGAGTATTTACAAGCGATCGGCTAGAATTAATGAATCTTCTTTGTGCCCAAGCTGCAATAGTCTTGGAAAATGCCAAACTATATCAAGCTTTACAACAGGTTGAAATTGAACTCCGCAAGCAAACACAACAGCTAGAAAAAGCCTTACAAACTCAGCAACGCATAACAGCAACTTTAGAATCACAAAGAGAAGCAAGTTTTGATGGGATTTTAATAGTTGATGAAAATAGGAAAATCGTCTTCCACAATCAACTTTTTAGGGAGATTTTCCAAGTCCCAGATAAGATAATGCATACCTTTGATGATCACCAACTTTTACAGTATGTTATGGCACAAGCTGAAAACCCTGTAGCTTTTGTCACCAAAATTGAATATTTGTACCAAAACCCGGATTTGACAAGTCATGACGAGATAGCTTTAAAAGAAGGACGTACATTAGAGCGACGTTCTATGGGAGTGCGAACGACTTACGTCGGGGAAGCTTCGCCTGAAGGAAAAAACTATGGTAGAATCTGGTATTTCCGCGATATTAGCGAAGCAAAGCGCGACGAAGTTATTCGCAAAGAAACAGAAGTACTGCTGAAAAAACAAGCTGATGAATTACTTCAAGCTTTTCGAGAACTTCAACAAGCACAGGTACAACTAATTCAAAGTGAAAAAATGTCAGCATTGGGCAATCTTGTTGCAGGTATTGCCCATGAAATTAATAACCCAGTAGGTTTTTTGAGTGGTAACATTCAACCAGCTTTGGAATATATTCAAGATATATTTTCCTTAGTAGATTTATATCAGCAAAAGTATTCGGACTCTGATCCTGAAATTCAAGATAAAATTGAGGAAATTGATCTAGACTTTGTTCGTACTGATTTACCCAACATTATTAACTCCATGTACGAAGGTATCAGGAGAATTCAGGGAATAAGTACCAGTTTACGCACATTTTCCCGCGCTGATTGCGAACATCCAGTGGCTTATGATATTCATGATGGGATTGAAAGTACTATTTTAATCCTCAAACATCGTCTCAAGGCAAATGAATATCGACCAGAAATTCAAGTTATTTGTGAATATGGTGAATTACCGCAGATTAAATGCTTCGCTGGGCAATTGAATCAAGTATTTATGAACATTTTAGCAAACGCAATTGATGCTCTAGAAGAGTCCAACGGTGAGCGTAGTTTTGCAGATATTACTCACGAGCCTAACTATATTCACATTACAACAGCAATTAGTGAAGACTTTGAACAGGTAATGATCAATATTAAGGATAACGGTAAGGGAATGACACAAGAAGTGAAAGAACACATCTTTGAACATCTTTACACCACTAAAGGCGTTGGTAAAGGGACTGGATTGGGTTTAGCGATCGCATATCAAATTATTACCGAAAAACATGGTGGAACTATTGATGTGAAAACATCTCTGGGTGTGGGGACTGAGTTTACCATCGTGATTCCGATTCAGGCAAGTGTTAAAGAAGATTTTTAA
- a CDS encoding Tab2/Atab2 family RNA-binding protein, protein MFIWQVDFYRFSGNSTEIIWNLSICDANGDFRYKASCPQSEANSTWLTSQFKLAGNERLPDKIQVFRPQSLSLVELAASHLNISVEATRRTDALKLWLQAEKYATTVEKLPPMPLPEKLWGEKWQFATFPAGGIVDEFSDRLIPILDIPDYLQPINLGIASTTAIPGVIIYGGRQSMQIARWLKQVQPVSLNYIAGAPDGLILEAGLADRWVIATFEDSEVTIAAKNYQSRQQQSHGLHFLLIQPDDSGMTYSGFWLLQ, encoded by the coding sequence ATGTTCATCTGGCAAGTTGATTTCTATCGTTTTTCCGGCAACTCCACCGAAATTATATGGAATTTGTCTATTTGTGACGCAAATGGAGACTTTCGCTATAAAGCTTCATGTCCACAATCGGAAGCTAATTCCACTTGGTTGACTTCACAATTTAAGTTAGCTGGTAATGAGAGATTGCCAGATAAAATTCAAGTATTTCGTCCTCAGTCATTAAGTTTGGTGGAACTAGCAGCTAGTCATCTGAATATTTCAGTGGAAGCAACTCGTCGAACAGATGCATTAAAACTATGGCTACAAGCAGAGAAATATGCAACTACTGTTGAAAAGTTACCACCAATGCCTTTACCCGAAAAACTTTGGGGTGAAAAGTGGCAATTTGCAACTTTCCCGGCTGGTGGTATCGTGGATGAATTCAGCGATCGCTTAATCCCAATTCTGGACATACCTGACTATCTCCAACCAATCAACCTGGGCATCGCATCAACCACAGCTATACCTGGTGTCATTATTTACGGTGGCAGACAATCGATGCAAATAGCCAGATGGTTAAAGCAAGTTCAGCCAGTATCATTAAACTACATCGCCGGCGCACCCGACGGTCTAATTCTAGAAGCAGGTTTAGCAGATAGATGGGTAATTGCCACCTTTGAAGATAGTGAAGTTACCATTGCTGCCAAAAATTACCAATCTCGTCAGCAACAGAGTCATGGACTACATTTCTTGCTAATTCAGCCAGATGACTCTGGGATGACATATAGCGGATTTTGGTTATTGCAATGA